The genomic window GCCTACGACGCGCTCGCCGAGCCGGTCCGCGGCCTCTGCGACCAGCTGGTCGCAATCCACCACGACCCGTGGTTCGCCGCCGACGTGGAGGCTAACGGGGGCTTCGAGTGGGACGGCGCGTGGGTGGACAAGCTCTACCCGGCCGCTCACCCGGTCGTGCGCACCCACCCAGAGACCCGCCGTGCCGGGCTGTTCGTGAATTCGCAGTTCACGCGCCTGATCCTGGGGGTCTCCGAGGTCGAGAGCGCTGCGCTGCTCGACATGCTCTACCGGCACTGCCAGCGGCCCGAGTTCGCCTGCCGGTACCGCTGGCACGAGCGGACGGTCGCCTTCTGGGACAACCGGGCCACCCTGCACTACGCCCTCGACGACTATGGCGACGCGGTGCGGATCGTCCATCGGGTGACGCTGCGGGGGGACCGTCCCTTCGGGCCCGCGATGCCGCCTCCGGGCACGGACTGATCACCGGGTGTGATGAGCCCACCGTTGATGGGCGAGGGCGTCGAAGCGGCGCGGGAACGAGCGTCGGGCTGCGACGCCGGTCGATGACACATCGGTGCTGCGGCGACTCCTGAGCCGGCTGCGGAGCGGGTCCGGTGCCGCCCGCGTCCTGGTCCCCGTGGCCGGCCTCGCGGTCGTGGCCGGCGTCGCGGTCGTCGTAGCCACGACGTCGACGGCCGCCCCCCCGACCGCGGCGCCGAGGTTCCCGACCAGGATCGTCACCCGGCCGGGAGGCGGGGTACCGGGCGCCGACTCGAGCTCCCCGGCGAGGATCGTGGACCCCGGGCGGGACCGGCCCAACCCGTTCGTGCTGGTGACGAACGGGAAGTACTACCTGTACTCGAGCCAATCGGGCACGTTCGATTCCCCGAACCTGCCGCTCTGGGTCTCGACCGACTTCGCGCACTGGAGCCCGGCGCGGGACGCCCTGCCCACGCTGCCGCGCTGGGCGACGTGGGGCTCGACGTGGGCCCCGGACGTTCGACGCGTCAACGGCGCCTGGGTCTTGTACTACTCGGCGCTCGTCAAGAGCCAGAACGGATGGACCCGGTGCATCGGGACCGCCACCGCGTCCACGCCGACGGGACCGTTCAAGCCGGTCGAACGGCTGCTGGTCTGCCAGCTCGATCGTCGCGGCTCGATCGACCCGCGGACGTTCGTCGACGGTGACGGCACCCTCTGGTTGCACTGGAAGTCCGACGACAACGCTGACCCGAACGGCACGCGGCACGCCTCCATCTACGCCCAGCGGTTGAGCGGTGACGGGCTCACGCTCGTCGGTCCGAGGACGGTGATCGTCACCGCCGACCAGCTCTGGGAGGGTCAGGTCGTGGAGGCCCCGCAGATGGTGCGCGCGAGCGGCCACTACTGGCTCTTCTACTCCGGCAACTGGTACAACACGCCGAAGTACGCCATCGGCGTGGCCGAATGCCGGGGTCCCGCCGGGCCGTGCACGAAACCGGCCTCCTCTCGGCCGTTCCTGGGGTCGAACACCCAAGGCTCCGGACCGGGCGAGTCATCACTCTTCGCCGACGGGAACGGCTACTGGATCGTGTATGGCCCCTGGGCGGTGAGATACCCGGAGAAGACGATCCGACCGGTCGCACTCGCCCACGTCGTCTTCAGCGGCTTCGGGCCATACCTGGGAGCCTTCTGACCGCGCCGGCGACGGCCGAAGATCGAATCGTCCAGGCGGGTCGGCGCAAGGCGACGGGAACGTGGTTCCGTCC from Acidimicrobiia bacterium includes these protein-coding regions:
- a CDS encoding glycoside hydrolase family 43 protein: MLRRLLSRLRSGSGAARVLVPVAGLAVVAGVAVVVATTSTAAPPTAAPRFPTRIVTRPGGGVPGADSSSPARIVDPGRDRPNPFVLVTNGKYYLYSSQSGTFDSPNLPLWVSTDFAHWSPARDALPTLPRWATWGSTWAPDVRRVNGAWVLYYSALVKSQNGWTRCIGTATASTPTGPFKPVERLLVCQLDRRGSIDPRTFVDGDGTLWLHWKSDDNADPNGTRHASIYAQRLSGDGLTLVGPRTVIVTADQLWEGQVVEAPQMVRASGHYWLFYSGNWYNTPKYAIGVAECRGPAGPCTKPASSRPFLGSNTQGSGPGESSLFADGNGYWIVYGPWAVRYPEKTIRPVALAHVVFSGFGPYLGAF
- a CDS encoding TauD/TfdA family dioxygenase — protein: AYDALAEPVRGLCDQLVAIHHDPWFAADVEANGGFEWDGAWVDKLYPAAHPVVRTHPETRRAGLFVNSQFTRLILGVSEVESAALLDMLYRHCQRPEFACRYRWHERTVAFWDNRATLHYALDDYGDAVRIVHRVTLRGDRPFGPAMPPPGTD